The DNA segment tttggttttagtCTTgccctccctctttctctctgctTCGTCAGGTACTCTCTTCCTATCTCTCTCCGTTTGACTAGGGTATTAATTGGAActtttttgtctctatttttgGTCTTTCAATCTCATGGAGATTAACTGGGTTTGTTTGAAGGAAAAGCTATGGAAGgtagaaattagaaaataaaatggacTTTATGGTGCTTGGCATTGTAGAGTTTTTAAGCCGCTAAAGTGATAGTCTCCACCCACTGTGGTATTACTATAAGGCTAGGTTGAactaaattctaattttttaggTAGATGCATTTTTGTTGTTCTATGCATGGATTTGTCAATGTAAATGATTCATCGTGAGATATTTAAAGTTCACCGCTTGATTTTATTCATtggaataaatattttttttcacttgGTAGAAGTATGTAGTTTGTCTAAGTGAGTTTCTAAAGGAGATATTTGAGATggcttttagggtttttttacGGGTAAATTTTTGACGGGAGGATGTGTGATGTGCCTTCAGAGTTTGAATTAGTTTATGCAGTTGATATTCTTAGGGAATTATGTTTTATTGAGGTCCTTATCCGCGCTCGCCCACAAGAGTGCCGATTGGAAATAATGTTTATGTTGGTAATAACGGTACAAAGTTTacttttttggtgtattttcaGAAAAGTCACTAAAAGATCTATGGGGATAGGGAAGGAAAACAAAGGAGGTTATGGAAattgttcctctctctctctctctctaaccactATATTTGGACTTGTGTGTTGGTGTTTTTTAATTACGTTCTTTCCAGGGATATTGAACTACATTAGATGCTATTCAATTCATCAAAAATTAATGGCTACGTTAGGCAATATTCAAATTGCTGTATTGCTCACCCAGACTACTCATGGTGAGAAATAGCATAGTTTCTAGTACTAGAGCTGTGAAGATAAATTTCTTCGTGCTTTCTTTTTATATGAAGTACCTAATTAGTAAGTATGaggaaagaaaagcaaaatgaagtgaaaagaaagggTTCTGTGATATTGCCCAAAGATCATTTTATTCTGGGTGTCAGCTAGATTgaagttaatttattttctccatTTTGGAAGAAGTTTACGTAAGTAAATATAAGGACAACGTGTGCAAAAACAGACAATGGGGGTGAAGGAGGGCATGCAATGATCTAGTATGAGGTATATTTATCATCTAGTATGAGGTATATTTTCAGTTTCCATCTTATGAAAGGGATCATCAGCGTCTTGTATACAGAGACCTGGCAACTCTACCAAGAGAGGAGACTCCTCGGGACTTTTACCTGCCTGGAAATGACTATCAAGCTTATGGTCCTTAGGAAGAGCACCTTCTAAGACAGCCTGACCATTTACATATAAATGTTGTCTCCACACAAACAGAGACTGTTCATGCTGATTCTCTTTACATGAATGAGAGAGAGTACCATGCTTATGGTCTTGGTGCTAAACGTGAAACACCATCCACTGTACCTTTTGCTACTGCAACATCTGCTATTGCTTTAGGCCCATATACAAAGGATCCATACCATGGCTATTATTATGGTGCTTCATTAGATTCTTATCCCATTGGTGGAACGCACCCAATTGAGAGTGCCAATTTACGCAGGATAGAAACTGATCGAGTGGGTAGTTTATACTCTATATATGCTACTGATGCTTTACTACTCAAAGACAAGACACATCATTATCAGGCTACCCAGCCTGAAGCGGTGCTTGTGCCAGTTTTGTCTCGGTACTCTTTTGCTAGCTGGTCTATCATTCCTACACTGCTGACTGAATTTGCATCTTGAACATATATGTATCCCTTTGTATAATTTGGACTTTTGTTTATTGGCTCCTGATATGCATATGAgctcactacaaaaaaagacaGATTTGCCGGCGTTGGTTATATGCCAGCAACTATCCAAAAAAAGGCCACTAATTAATTCGCGACGTTTTTCTAATGGCGTAACCGTCCATTGGTAATGGAGGGTCGCTATTTTCATTATTCCGGCGTTTGCGCAAACCCTggtatttgtaaatctcattagtggcatttgtatacaatttagtaggggtgaattcggtccggtccggtccgaggaggttttacggaccggaccggacctattcggtccagggttttcccaccctggaccggaccgaacttcatacggtccggtccggtccggtcccattcggtccaccctatgagttttttttttttcaatgacattttatttaatacttatgtaattatattgtgacatatttaatatatatacatatactatactattatatatattagtaatacactacaactattagtaatagtgataattatatatgtaactatatcatgtaataataatagtaataatagtaatatatgtaactatatgtaatattaataactaatactattagtctattagtactaatactataactaataaatatatgtaatgatagtgataatatatgtaatattatattaaataatagtaatactcttattactaatattctatgtagttatagtgatttaatgctaacatattacatattaagttaactatattataaatttacaaatatatgatatattataatttatactataacttttataatatgttaatacattaatatatatactagtactatattttttttttatcggttatactagtactatatattatagttaatagttatatattaaagaatatagtaatacattgatactaaatatatatataatatagttatagacttacaatgatttagttattatgaatttataattagtataactatataattgtattagtattagactattagtaattcaactattatataaataataatttttttttaatctattcggtctggtccggggtgaaaaacccccGGACCGGGACAGGACCGAATaccttcggtcccttaaaaattggaccgggaccggaccggactcgAACCGGTCCAAACAtgaccggtccggtcggtttttccAGTCCGGACCGTTCGACTTTCAGCCCTACAATTTAGCGACATTTCTTGAAATGCCACCACAATACCTAATATTAATAGCGTTTTTCAAAATGCTGCCACTTTATCGTTGCCATCCCCTGGCATATACTAGCGGCTTTACCATAAACGCCGCTGTTACTACATTACCGACACATCATTTAAATTGGCggtatttatttaaatgccactaataataTGTTGGCAGTGGCACATTGAATTTGTTAACGGCGTTTATTCTACCTCCACCACTTTTTCAAATAGCGGCGTTACGATAAATGCCGCTACTAGTAATTTGCCAACTCATCATATAAATtagcggcatttatttaaatgctacTAATAGTATGTTGGTGGCAGCACATTGAATCATTTATAAAAGCCACCAATGACCTAATTTCGTAGCGATTATCTAAACGCCGCCACTAGTAAACTGTCCGCTTGTCATATAATTTGGCTGCATttctttaaatgccactaatagtactttgaaaaatttattaacggcgtttatctaaataatgctaatttttaaaataacggtGTTAACATAAACGATGCAACATTACGTTGCCagcgcatcatataaattagcgacatttatttaaatgccactaataataCGTTAGCGgcaaattgaatttattaacggAGTTTATCTAAACGCCACCATGAGTTTTTTTTCCTGTATTGCATCTTATTGTAAACGTcgacacattttttaaattaatgacattaaTATAAACACCACTACAAATATGTTACCGGTGCTTTGCATTAATTAACAAAATATAGGACAcaccaataatatgatatcccacaataaaaaaatataatatattaattaataataaatatgatataatgggccattattcatataataaaaaaattacaaatcaaagcaCATGAAAGTTCTCCATggataatttttcttcttcacattttgtttgtcattagctttaggaccatttctttcatgtgtaattcttcacatttatccaaTAATTCTTTGAAATTGTTATGCAATTGTTGAGCCTagaaaatatcaaaaagttatactaaattaatagagagTAATATGTGTTAAAGAAATAAAGCGTatcaagttatatatataaatagatggtacattttctaaaaaaggaaaaaaaatccatgCATAGATCAAATTATTCAAAACTTAGTGATCTGTGATAATTTGATACAGTCATAAGCATCATAAGAAAGAAGCTAAAATATGTGCATATAATTTGAGAAGCCTATATGGACCAGAGTGCATATTAGATACCTTCTGCCTTTTCGTTTTGAAACAAGATGTGATAATCATGGGAGTAATATTTTTAACCTCCATGTTACTCGATAACTACATAATGAGTTATGTAATCTTGCTTTTACATTTTTTCAATGACTTGATAGTAGGTcagattgaaataaaaatatacacaGCTAGCTACTCATAAGAAAATTACCAAAGAAAATAGGATACTGATAATTTAAATGCGTTGTTCTGTTCTGGATCAAGAACCTCCAGTAGAGCTGAAGCCGGATCTCCACGCACATCAGAACCTGTTTTGTCAATCTCATCCAACAGCATGACCGGATTACAAACTGCTACTCTCTAAAACaaattcatgagtaagaataatTTCTGTCTAAGTCAATCTCATTAAATTGAgattattatataaaagaaggaaaataaaaaactgaatATTTGATCAAGACTCTCCATGGTAAAAGCCATCCATATAGACACCTTGCAGCTAGATGCCCAGAACTATACATGGTCCAAAGATAGGATCTACTTATCCTCACTAAACTATCGAATCTAGATAACTTGTTCGGGTAGAACAGGTCCAACACCAAACCAAACCAGGTTTTCATATCGCACATGGATCTATTTCTCTATGCTGTATAATTCCAAATATTGACAAACGAAACAAGATTTATGCAACCACATTCATCCACAGGCAACTATCCAAATAGGTAAGATTTATGCATTTTAAGTTTAGAAAAACCCATCTCTTAAGTGACGGCTTGGTGACGTGGCGGGTAGAAAATTTGCTCTACTAGGGTTTGACTGACTTGTGTGAAGCATGGCAGCCACCGGGGTCCATCAAGGTGCCTCGGTGTCATCTGGAAGACACAGAACCTTTGTAGACTTGGTGACCCAAAGTCCTCAGCCACTTCCAGAAGTGGATATACCTATGAGACCGTTGAAGATTCTTGATGGGGTGACGTATGTATCTTTCACGAAGGAGGAAATAGAACGGTCTGCACAACCGTTTAAGTTCTCTTTGGTCATGAAGTTTATGAGACAGAGACCATCTCTAGACTTAATCAGAGCTTTTATTAGAAGTCAGTGGGGCTTGGATTCTCAACCGGTGGTGTCTACAATGTCAAAGGCCAAGTCTGTGTTTGTTCGTTTTTCGCATGAATCGGATTTTGTTAAAGCATTTTCAAGAGAAACATGCGATGTAGAAGGTGTTCCATATCGTAATTTCCAGTGGTACCCGGAGTTTGATGAAGAAAAAGAGCCTCATTTGGTTCCAGTTTGGATTACACTTCCAGGCCTTCCACCAAACTTTTACCATGAAGCATTCCTATGGAATATTACGATGCCGTTGGGTCAATATATCCATCGGGACAATAGCACGAGGTGTGCAATCCGAACGGATGGAGCAAGGGTCTGTATTAAAATGGACGCATCCAAGAAGCCGATTGATTCTTTTTGGATAGGTATTCCTCACCAGCCTGCCAACCATTTGCAGAAAGTGGTGTATGAAACCCTTCCTCCCTTCCTGCGTATTGTTGTCGTTGTCGAATGCAAGGCCATAATGACTCTACATGCAAATGGAAGGGAGGCAGGAAGATGGAAGAGAGAATCAAAGGAGATGGAGGACAGGCAAAGAAGGTGCGGGTTAGAATAGAAGCAGGAAATTCAGTTGGTGTGGGGAACAAGACAAGGTTGAATCTAGTAAGCATGATGAAATGGATGGCCTAGAGGAGGAAGTTTTGAATAAACAAGGAGATAGTAGGGAGGAAGTAGGGGAGAAAACAGGGGAAAAAACAAATACGAAGGAAAATCAAGCATACACGAATGGAAAGGAAGTCAATATAGAGGAAATTCATGTAGAAGAAGGAAGAGATAGCCGGGTTTGAGTATGCTGTGAAACTCAACAGCCTGGAGATCAAGCTGAAGCTGACGCTGATTTAGTAGAGGCTGTGGACGTTAATACAGCAGCATATGGTCAGGGAGGGGAAACGTGTCCTGTTGGGAAATATGTCCCCCAAACGAATTCAGATTTGTCAGGCTCATTAGAAGTAGTTGAAGAGACACAATTTGCAGGAGAGCTGGTGACTGTGGAAGATGTGGAAGAGGACGAGAATGAGGTGTGCGAGGAGACTGCAATAATTTTTTCTGATTCTGAAATTGCAGAACGTGCGGAAAATATTGGGAAGTCTAAGGCAAATGTCTGATTTTGAGAACCTAATTAGACATAAAGGAGGAAGGTGTTTGAGGAGTTCTAGTCGGGCTAAGAGCAGGCCCTCAAGACTTAATTTATGATGTAGCCCATTCTTTATCGGAACATATGGGGGATGGGAACGTCTAAAAGAAGGCTAAAGAAACTGATGAATAAGCATAGTCCTGGGATTGTTGCGGTGGCAGAACCTTTCCTAACTCAAAGACATATGGAgagtttgaaacaaaaattgcaGTTTGAGGGTTGTTtgtcaaacaaagtgcaagggGGGAAATTATGGATTTTATGGGCCCAAGGAGTTAAGGTAGTCTTGGTTAAGGTGACAAATCAATTTATTACAGTGGTGACAAAGATTCAAAGTAAGAAAGTGTGTATTTCTTTCATATATGCTAAATGTACCCAGATGGAGCGCAGGAAGCTATGGCAATCCTTATCTAATGGGGTGAGGGGATCTACTCCATGGCTTGTATTGGGAGACTTTAACATCATAAGAAATGATTTGGAACGTAGAGGTGGGAGGCCTCGTCAGTATTTGGCAATGGaggaatttaattcttttattgattCTACTGGCTTATCTGAAATGAGGTATACTGGCAACCGACTTTCGTGGTGCAACTGATGAAGGAGCTTCGTGGAGTTGGGCCTGTTTAGACAGGGTCCTTATTAGTGCTGAAGTGCTGTCGTTTTTCCCTGAAGCTCACCTAGAATACTTAGGAAGAAGTACTTCAGATCACTCTCCAATGGTGATTCGGTTTAATAATTCCTCAACATCGTATGGCTTTCCTCCCTTTAAATTCCATCAAatgtgggttaagcatgagGCTTTCATGGACTGTGTGGCGGACTCTTGGGAGAAAGGGATGGAGGAGAGGGGAATGGCTCGTTtggtaaaaaaattgaaaaaaatgaaaagtactTTGCGTGGGTGGAATAAGGAGGTGTTTGGGGCTATGGCACTTAATATTAGACTCTCGGAAGACAGAGTGGGGaagttagaaaataaaatgcaagagGGCTTTAATGAGGAAGACGAGCAAGACTACTTGGTAGCTAAAATTGAACTGAACACTTGGCTAGAACGGGAAGAAACAAGATTGAGACAACAAGCAAAACTTTCTTGGCTGGAGAAAGAAGAAGCCAGCGCAAGTTTCTTTCGAGCTTGTAATGCTCGGTCCAAAATGCAGGTTAATGAAATGCGACTACCTGATGGAAAATGGTTAAAGTCTTCGGAAGAAATCCATGATGAAGCAGTtcaatattttagtcattttttgGCTCATAAGCAGGTGGGGGTACTTCCAGATTTATCAAATCTGGTGCAAACAGTTGTTATAGAGGAAGATAATGAGAGGTTGTGTCAGCTCCCTTCAATCCAAGATGTGAGAGATGCAGTGTTTTCCATTCCAGTTAATAGTAGCCCGGGGCCAGATGGGTTTGGGTCGGGTTTTTTTCAAGCTTGTTGGCATATTGTAGGCAATGATGTGGTGGAGGCAGTACAGGAATTCTTCTTGGGGGCTGATCTCCCCATGAATTTTGCAGCATCTTTTATGACCCTCATTCCTAAGGTGGAGTTGCCAACAAACTTTGGCAAGTTTAGGCCGATCAGTCTATGCTTGACCTTCTACAAAATCTGTTCGAAAATATTGGTGAGTCGACTGGCTCCGATGCTTCCACGAATTATAGCTCCAGAACAAGGAGCCTTTATCTCAGGCCGAAGCATCTTCGACAATATAAGCCTCATACAGGAGCTCGTACACAGTATCAATAAACCTGTCCGGGGCGGCAATATCATACTTAAGCTGGATATAGCAAAAGCTTATGATAGTGTGGATTGGAATTTCCTCTTGCATGTCATGTCTCATTTTGGGTTTTCAGGTCAGGTATGTGACCTGATCAGGAAGTGCATTTCGAACGCTCATTTTTCCATCGTCATGAACGGGGTTCTAAAGGGTTTCTTTAAAAGTGGTCGAGgattgaggcaaggggatccaaTCTCCCCATATTTGTTTATCATGGTTAAAGAAATTCTTTCCAGATTACTAAAagcaaaatttgaagaaaagaaaattggcGTGTTTGTGCAACCTAGAGGTACCCCGTTGATATCGCATTTGTTATATGCCGATGACATAGTAATTTTTGCCAATGGGAGTAAAGCTTCAGTGAGAGCCATTTTGGATGTTTTGTCTACATATGAGCAATGGTCGGGTCAAAATGTTAGAAAAGTCAAGTCTTCTATAACCTTCTCGAAATATATCACCAGGCTTAGACGGCGATCGATCCTACGGATTACTGGGTTTGTGGAAGGCAAAACGCCTTTCAAATACCTGGGAGTCCCAATCATTTCTGGGCGTATGAAAACAGTTTACTTAGAggaaattgttgaaaaaattaaagcaaGGTTGGAAGGATGGAAGAATAAATTATTAGCTAATGGGGCCCCAGTGCTCCTCTTAAAGCATGTCCTAATGAGCCTCCCTATATATTTATTGTCTACTGTCTATGTACCTGGTTCGGTAATGAAAAGTATCAATAGATGCCTAAGTAATTTTTTCTGGGGTGTGCAtgaaggaaagccaaaaaaaCATTGGAAGTCATGGGATAAGTTATGCTTACCTGCAGCAGAAGGTGGAATGGGGTTCAGAAAGTTTACAGATATTCAAAAGTCCCTCTTCTTGAAATTTGCGTGGAAGATTATGGTGGAGGACTCGCTGTGGTCTAATTTTTTTAGAGCCAAGTATGTGCGACAGAATCACATCTCGCTTGTGGAAAGGGGAAAAGGTACTAGATTCTGGAGGATGGTAGCTTCATGTATGCCTGATGTTCTAAATCTCTCAAAATGGAAGATTAAAAATGGTAACATATCCTTTTGGTTTGATAAGTGGCTGGATGAGGGTCCTCTATGTAACCTGGTTCCTATGGGTGATTCTCCAAGCCTACTAGTTACAGAATGCAAAATGGAAAATGGGTGGGATGCTGCCAAGTTACACGGTACATTAGGGGCCGAGCTAACGGAAAAAGTGCTGGAAGTGTTAAGTAAAAGCAGAGCAGGGTCAGACGTGCTGGTATGGACAGCTAGTAATGATGGAAAATTCTCCACTAAAAGTGCATGGAACTGTGTTCGGATTAATGCCCCCAAGGTTAGATGGGCAGACTGGGTTTGGCATCCTTGCATCCCAAAGAATATTTTGGTTAATATGTGGAAAGTTTTCAATAATGCTTTAAGTGTGGATGATAAAATAAGATCCATTGGTATTCCAATAGCCTCAAAATGTGATTGTTGCTTGAATGGTGGATATGAAAACAGAGACCATGTGCTAGCTAATGGGGACATTGCAAAGGAGGTATGGAGACTAGCATACGCGCAGATGGGTTTGGGTAGAACTACAGGAATCTCTTGGAACCAGATAGTGGAGGAATGGCTTACTAAAGCTTCTAAATCATCACAACTAGGGCACCTACTCGGGATCATTCCATCCACTGTGACCTGGTCCCCCTGGCTGAGATGCTGTAAGGCACG comes from the Carya illinoinensis cultivar Pawnee chromosome 8, C.illinoinensisPawnee_v1, whole genome shotgun sequence genome and includes:
- the LOC122274569 gene encoding uncharacterized protein LOC122274569 is translated as MWVKHEAFMDCVADSWEKGMEERGMARLVKKLKKMKSTLRGWNKEVFGAMALNIRLSEDRVGKLENKMQEGFNEEDEQDYLVAKIELNTWLEREETRLRQQAKLSWLEKEEASASFFRACNARSKMQVNEMRLPDGKWLKSSEEIHDEAVQYFSHFLAHKQVGVLPDLSNLVQTVVIEEDNERLCQLPSIQDVRDAVFSIPVNSSPGPDGFGSGFFQACWHIVGNDVVEAVQEFFLGADLPMNFAASFMTLIPKVELPTNFGKFRPISLCLTFYKICSKILVSRLAPMLPRIIAPEQGAFISGRSIFDNISLIQELVHSINKPVRGGNIILKLDIAKAYDSVDWNFLLHVMSHFGFSGQVCDLIRKCISNAHFSIVMNGVLKGFFKSGRGLRQGDPISPYLFIMVKEILSRLLKAKFEEKKIGVFVQPRGTPLISHLLYADDIVIFANGSKASVRAILDVLSTYEQWSGQNVRKVKSSITFSKYITRLRRRSILRITGFVEGKTPFKYLGVPIISGRMKTVYLEEIVEKIKARLEGWKNKLLANGAPVLLLKHVLMSLPIYLLSTVYVPGSVMKSINRCLSNFFWGVHEGKPKKHWKSWDKLCLPAAEGGMGFRKFTDIQKSLFLKFAWKIMVEDSLWSNFFRAKYVRQNHISLVERGKGTRFWRMVASCMPDVLNLSKWKIKNGNISFWFDKWLDEGPLCNLVPMGDSPSLLVTECKMENGWDAAKLHGTLGAELTEKVLEVLSKSRAGSDVLVWTASNDGKFSTKSAWNCVRINAPKVRWADWVWHPCIPKNILVNMWKVFNNALSVDDKIRSIGIPIASKCDCCLNGGYENRDHVLANGDIAKEVWRLAYAQMGLGRTTGISWNQIVEEWLTKASKSSQLGHLLGIIPSTVTWSPWLRCCKARAKGIKDSAITVWYNIKTWIAKVGEKLKVGKMLSSRDQKILMELNIPVKLPKRLILKLVRWTKPTLGRLKLNVDGSSNGNPGAAGAGGVLRDSKGDLLMSFSVHLGTGTSNFAEVMSLIHGLRLIKRMGVVHIDLESDSMMVIQATLRSLRSGVSRTQIITPVILAHYSSDWGDHYSTTSSSEVEELGNDGDGDSRSEIDTRSNFGRASSVAAEPEPEPEPEPPRKYPTMTKSEDAGSSAESYRTGEISSDNMKMVVRHKDLKEIVEAIRENFENAAAAGDQVSEMLEIGRAQLDRSFRQLKKTVYHSSNVLSNLSSNWTSKPPLAVKYRIDGSLDEPGGPKSLCSTLERLLAWEKKLYEEVKCLVKKDREDVNDPTMAEFYDKLVTAYRDPGLMSLRYSRSGTEGLSSPLLQAAKV